In Alistipes ihumii AP11, a genomic segment contains:
- a CDS encoding DMT family transporter — protein MNRPTHPHSFSAHLALVVANVLFGMNFSFFVSIIRHYMAFETLFFARVLFSAVCFIPLTFLYKRFRITRRDFIGILIPTVLVIYGHEFMMLWGAKYTNPLDASTLATMAPIVTLVVSSLIFRERLHWAKIVGIGMGIAGSAVLILGNGWPKMQSEELGNLFMLVSVVAAATNTVFIKPELVRLGTMTVTGWYYVIGVLIAGPFFGRDVFEFDYGSLPPLAVAEIVYVLVLGTTLPNYLLYYGTEKLTSVHTGLYAYLQPIAATALGLYRHQIELGYDNLVAAILIFVGIVLVIITYVKFRFPAPGAGKTSGGDRSEPVSVPGVSVPPPADGERGRSDAPQGRSEPPVPSQDR, from the coding sequence ATGAATCGTCCGACTCATCCGCACTCATTTTCGGCTCATCTGGCGCTGGTCGTCGCGAACGTGCTGTTCGGGATGAACTTTTCGTTTTTCGTATCGATCATCCGGCACTATATGGCGTTCGAGACCCTTTTTTTCGCAAGAGTCCTTTTTTCGGCGGTTTGTTTCATCCCGCTGACGTTTCTCTATAAGCGCTTCCGGATTACGCGAAGGGATTTCATCGGGATTCTGATTCCGACGGTGCTGGTCATTTACGGGCATGAATTCATGATGCTGTGGGGCGCGAAATACACCAATCCGCTCGATGCCTCGACGCTGGCTACGATGGCGCCGATCGTTACGCTCGTCGTGTCGTCGCTGATTTTCCGGGAACGGCTCCACTGGGCCAAGATCGTCGGTATCGGGATGGGTATAGCAGGCTCGGCCGTACTGATTCTGGGCAACGGATGGCCGAAAATGCAGAGCGAGGAGTTGGGCAACCTGTTCATGCTGGTCAGCGTCGTCGCCGCCGCAACGAACACGGTGTTCATCAAGCCCGAACTCGTGCGGCTCGGCACGATGACCGTCACGGGCTGGTACTACGTGATCGGCGTGCTGATCGCCGGGCCTTTCTTCGGGCGCGACGTTTTCGAGTTCGACTACGGCTCGCTGCCGCCGCTTGCCGTTGCGGAGATCGTTTACGTGCTGGTTCTCGGGACTACGCTGCCCAATTACCTGCTTTATTACGGGACGGAAAAGCTCACGTCCGTCCATACGGGACTGTATGCTTATCTTCAGCCGATAGCGGCTACGGCGCTCGGTCTGTACCGGCATCAGATCGAGCTCGGATATGACAACCTGGTCGCGGCGATTCTGATTTTCGTCGGCATCGTTCTAGTTATCATTACTTACGTGAAATTCAGATTTCCCGCTCCCGGCGCGGGAAAAACGTCCGGCGGAGACCGTTCGGAACCGGTGTCCGTACCCGGAGTTTCCGTCCCGCCGCCGGCAGACGGAGAAAGGGGACGGAGCGATGCTCCGCAGGGTCGTTCGGAACCTCCCGTCCCGTCGCAGGATCGATAA
- a CDS encoding DUF2059 domain-containing protein — protein MKKGLLFLAAFVLLTFGAQAQSAEFKASVRKLMAVSGSDATLKMIPEQILSMIEQQAPALPESVKAEIQAMFSEEALLSLMDRMVPIYAKYYTQQDMDDLIAFYDTPLGKKLSTVQPQITLESMSVAQQWAAEIGQKVASKIMQSSTSE, from the coding sequence ATGAAAAAAGGATTGCTATTTCTGGCGGCGTTTGTTCTGTTGACATTCGGCGCGCAGGCACAGAGTGCCGAATTCAAGGCTTCGGTCCGCAAACTGATGGCGGTTTCGGGCAGCGACGCCACGCTTAAAATGATTCCCGAGCAAATACTCTCGATGATCGAGCAGCAGGCACCCGCACTGCCCGAATCGGTCAAGGCCGAGATACAGGCGATGTTCAGCGAGGAAGCGCTTTTGTCGCTGATGGACCGGATGGTTCCGATCTACGCCAAGTATTATACGCAACAGGATATGGACGATCTGATCGCTTTTTACGATACGCCGCTGGGTAAGAAGCTGTCGACCGTTCAGCCTCAGATTACGCTCGAAAGCATGTCCGTAGCCCAGCAATGGGCCGCCGAGATCGGACAGAAAGTCGCTTCCAAGATCATGCAGAGCAG